In the genome of Coraliomargarita sinensis, one region contains:
- a CDS encoding single-stranded DNA-binding protein, translated as MSSYNQCTFVGNLTADPELRKIGDKATPVLDGSLAVNRVYKDKEGRKVEDVDFIPFTSFGKAAEILAKYLRKGDSVLLSGEMRQDKWEDKESGQKRSQLKLRVENFTLLNNKRD; from the coding sequence ATGAGCAGTTATAATCAATGCACCTTCGTCGGCAACCTGACGGCCGACCCTGAACTCCGTAAAATCGGCGATAAAGCGACTCCCGTCCTCGATGGATCGCTGGCCGTGAACCGAGTCTATAAAGACAAGGAAGGCCGAAAGGTCGAAGACGTCGACTTCATCCCGTTTACCTCTTTCGGCAAAGCAGCCGAAATCCTCGCGAAGTACCTTCGGAAAGGAGATTCGGTCCTACTGTCCGGCGAAATGCGACAGGACAAATGGGAAGATAAAGAGAGCGGCCAAAAGCGCAGCCAGCTCAAACTTCGCGTCGAGAACTTTACGCTACTGAACAACAAGCGCGATTAA